A section of the Agrobacterium tumefaciens genome encodes:
- a CDS encoding DUF58 domain-containing protein, translated as MASIGQIVDKTPGSEVLARARQRAALVPDCMVEAKRIANTVTAGWHGRRKRGIGENFWQFRPYAEGESLSRIDWRRSARDDHTYVRDREWEAAHTIWLWADMSPSMMFKSTLGSVSKESRALVLMLALAEILARSGERIGCPGIMEPVSARNAAERLATAIMHAPPTEGMPETSMIRGASDIVLIGDFLDDAQAVMERISPLARRGLRGHVVEIADPAEETFPYSGRTEFSDPETGEKLVSGRAETIREDYTRAYFARREALSSSLRRLGWNFVFHRTDHLASEALVAMHMYLSGAPAQGGGRR; from the coding sequence GTGGCATCCATCGGCCAGATCGTAGACAAGACGCCAGGTAGCGAAGTTCTCGCGCGCGCGCGCCAGCGCGCCGCCCTGGTGCCGGACTGCATGGTCGAGGCAAAGCGCATCGCCAACACCGTCACCGCAGGCTGGCATGGCCGCCGCAAGCGCGGCATCGGCGAAAATTTCTGGCAGTTCCGCCCCTATGCCGAAGGCGAAAGTCTCTCGCGCATCGACTGGCGGCGCTCCGCCCGCGACGATCACACCTATGTCCGTGACCGTGAATGGGAAGCGGCCCACACCATCTGGCTCTGGGCCGACATGTCGCCGTCGATGATGTTCAAATCGACCCTCGGCTCCGTTTCCAAGGAAAGCCGGGCGCTGGTACTGATGCTGGCGCTGGCGGAAATCCTCGCGCGCTCGGGCGAGCGCATCGGCTGCCCCGGCATCATGGAACCGGTTTCGGCCCGAAATGCCGCCGAACGGCTCGCCACCGCAATCATGCATGCGCCGCCGACCGAAGGCATGCCGGAAACGAGCATGATCCGTGGCGCGAGCGACATCGTTCTGATCGGCGATTTTCTTGATGATGCGCAGGCCGTGATGGAACGCATTTCGCCGCTCGCACGGCGGGGCCTGCGCGGCCACGTGGTGGAAATTGCCGATCCGGCCGAAGAGACATTTCCCTATTCCGGCCGCACCGAATTCAGCGATCCGGAAACCGGCGAAAAACTGGTCTCCGGTCGCGCCGAGACCATTCGCGAGGACTATACCCGCGCCTATTTCGCAAGGCGCGAGGCGCTCTCCTCGTCACTTCGCCGTCTGGGCTGGAACTTCGTGTTCCATCGCACCGATCATCTCGCTTCCGAGGCATTGGTGGCCATGCACATGTATCTTTCCGGCGCACCCGCGCAAGGCGGTGGCCGCCGATGA
- a CDS encoding AAA family ATPase produces MGVMNTGETLDEKAIIASAEKALSDIAAIRTEVSKVIFGQEKVVQNTLLAILSGGHALLVGVPGLAKTKLVTTLGTVLGLEANRIQFTPDLMPSDILGSEVMDQDENGRRSFRFIKGPVFAQLLMADEINRASPRTQSALLQAMQEYHITMAGQTYELPKPFHVLATQNPLEQEGTYPLPEAQLDRFLLQVDVGYPELAAERQILLDTTGTASGEARGVIDASRMMEIQALIRQMPVSDKVVDAILSLVRSARPGHGNKLTDKNVAWGPGPRAGQSLMLTARARALYEGRLAPSLDDVYALAEPVLEHRMALTFAARAEGMSVRDVIAALVEQAKN; encoded by the coding sequence ATGGGCGTGATGAATACCGGCGAAACCCTCGACGAAAAGGCGATCATCGCCTCCGCCGAAAAGGCGCTTTCCGACATTGCGGCCATCCGCACCGAAGTCTCCAAGGTCATCTTCGGTCAGGAAAAAGTGGTGCAGAACACGCTTCTCGCCATCCTTTCCGGTGGCCATGCGCTGCTCGTCGGCGTTCCCGGTCTTGCCAAGACCAAGCTTGTCACCACGCTTGGCACCGTGCTCGGCCTCGAAGCCAACCGCATCCAGTTCACGCCGGACCTGATGCCGTCGGATATTCTCGGCTCAGAAGTCATGGACCAGGATGAAAACGGCCGCCGTTCCTTCCGCTTTATCAAGGGACCGGTTTTTGCGCAGTTGCTGATGGCCGATGAAATCAACCGCGCCAGCCCGCGCACGCAGTCCGCGCTGCTGCAGGCCATGCAGGAATACCACATCACCATGGCCGGCCAGACCTATGAGCTGCCGAAGCCGTTCCACGTTCTCGCGACGCAGAACCCGCTGGAACAGGAAGGCACCTATCCGCTGCCGGAAGCCCAGCTCGACCGTTTTCTCCTTCAGGTGGATGTCGGTTATCCCGAACTCGCGGCCGAACGCCAGATCCTGCTCGACACGACGGGTACCGCCTCGGGTGAAGCACGTGGCGTGATCGATGCGTCCCGCATGATGGAGATACAGGCGCTGATCCGCCAGATGCCGGTCAGCGACAAGGTGGTGGACGCCATCCTGTCACTCGTTCGCTCCGCCCGCCCCGGTCACGGCAACAAGTTGACCGATAAAAACGTCGCCTGGGGTCCCGGTCCGCGCGCCGGCCAGTCGCTGATGCTGACGGCCCGTGCGCGTGCGCTGTACGAAGGCAGGCTCGCGCCGTCGCTTGACGATGTCTATGCGCTGGCCGAACCGGTTCTGGAACACCGCATGGCGCTGACCTTTGCGGCCCGCGCCGAAGGCATGTCGGTGCGCGATGTCATCGCGGCCCTCGTGGAGCAGGCGAAGAACTGA